The following is a genomic window from Sulfitobacter pontiacus.
GTTTGGTGTCGCGCGACTGTAGGGGGAGCCGCGGCGGATCATCAAGGGGTGCATAAAAAATCCCCGCAAAGCGACGCGCCTTGCGGGGATCAATATTCAAAACCGTGGCTGGCGATCAGGCGGTGCCCATCAGACCTTTTTCACGGGCCAGATCGCGCATGCGTTTTTGCAGTTTTTCAAAGGCACGCACCTCGATCTGGCGGATACGTTCGCGGCTGACGTCATACTGGCTGCTCAGATCTTCGAGCGTGACCGTTTGATCAGACAGGCGACGTTGGGTCAGGATGTCTTTCTCGCGGTCATTGAGCACATCCAGCGCCTCTGCCAGCATCTCGCGGCGGGTTTCCAACTCGTCCCGTTCCTCGTAGTCGGTGGCCTGGTCGGCGTCTTCGTCTTCCAGCCAGTCCTGCCACTGCATCGTCCCCTCGCCTTCGGAGCCGACAGTGGCGTTCAAGGACGCATCACCGCCCGACATACGGCGGTTCATGGAGATGACTTCGGTTTCAGTCACACCAAGGTCCGTCGCGATACGTTTGACGTTGTCGGGGTGCAGGTCGCCCTCTTCCAGCGCGCCGATGCGGTTCTTGGCCTTGCGCAGATTGAAGAACAACTTCTTCTGGCCCGAGGTCGTGCCCAGTTTCACCAGCGACCAGGACCGCAGGATATATTCCTGAATCGAGGCGCGGATCCACCACATGGCGTAGGTCGCCAGACGGAAGCCTTTTTCGGGGTCGAAGCGTTTGACCGCCTGCATCAGGCCGACGTTGGCTTCTGAAATCACCTCTGCCTGCGGCAGACCATAACCGCGGTAGCCCATGGCGATCTTGGCCGCCAAACGCAGGTGCGAGGTGACCATGCGATGCGCGGCTTCGGTGTCTTGTTCTTCGACCCACCGTTTGGCGAGCATGTATTCTTCTTCCGGCTCCAACAGGGGAAACTTGCGGATTTCCTGCATATAGCGGTTCAATCCGCCTTCCGGTGTTGGCGCTGGCAGATTTGCGTAATTAGCCATCTTTGTCCCTTTCCCCAATTTCCGGGGCCCATGTTATTTGGATTAACATAGATATGGAGAGGGCCCCGCTCCGTTTCAAGTGTCCAGCCTAACGCATGGGACGGTGAATTGGGCCCAATAATCCTTAAAAAACCGTTTTACTACAGGTCGATCACACAACTGTGCACTAGGGCAGATCGTAGCCCACGGCCCCGAGCAGGTCGGTCATGTCACCGGGCAGCGGCGCTTCGAAGCGAACGTAGTCGCCCGTGACCGGATGATCGAACCCCAGTACCGCCGCATGCAGGGCCTGGCGCGGGAAGCTACGCACCGCTTCGGCGGCGGCGTCCGAGACCGCGCCCTTTGCTAATTTACGTTTGCCACCGTAGGTTGGATCGCCCACCAATGCGTGACCGGCATGGGCCATATGCACCCTGATCTGATGGGTACGGCCGGTTTCAAGCCAGCATTCCATCAGGGCCAGAACCTCTGGATTGCCAAGCCGCGCAACGGTGCGCGCACGGGTCACAGCGTGGCGGCCGCCTTGAAAGAACACGGCCTGACGCTGGCGGTCGGTACGGTGACGCGCCAGCTGCGTGGTGAGCTTGAGGATATTGCCCGGCTCGAAGCTGGCCCCCTTCACCCCCCGTAGGCGCGGATCGTTGGCATCCGGCACGCCGTAGACCAAGGCCTGATAATAGCGTTCAACGGTGTGTTTCTCAAACTGTTTGGCCAGCCCGTGGTGGGCCGCGTCAGACTTGGCGACAACCAGCAGACCCGAGGTATCCTTGTCGATCCGGTGCACGATGCCCGGACGTTTCATGCCACCCACCCCCGACAGGTCATCGCCGCAATGCGCCAGCAGCGCATTGACCAACGTCCCCGACGGGCTGCCCGGCGCGGGGTGAACCACCATGCCTGCGGGTTTGTTGATCACGATCAGATCCGCGTCTTCAAAGACGACCTCCAACGGGATTTCCTCGGCGAGGATATGACTGTCTTCGGCCTCTTCCACATCGACGGTGATCTGCTGCCCAGCTTCGGCACGGCTGCGCGGGTCGGTTACCACTGCCCCGTCGACACGCACGGCCCCTTGTTCCAGCAAACGCCCCAGCCGTGTGCGCGACAGGTTCGCATCCTCTGGCACATCGCGCGCAAGCGCCTTATCAAGGCGAGATGGCGGGCTGTCCGCGATGGTAAACGTAATTTGACGGTGCGACATGACTGATCCTTCCGAGCCCCCGAACATCAAATTCCTGCGGCGGCTGGTGACGGTGCTGACCGCCACAATGATTTTCGGCCTTCTAGTCGTGATCGGGCTACTTGTCATCCGCTTCTCGAACAAGAGCCCCGATTTACCGCCCTCTATCACCCTGCCCGACGGCGAAAAAGCGGTGACCTTCACCCAAGGCCCCGACTGGTATGCTGTGGTGACACAGGAAGATGTGATTCTGATCTTTGACCGGATGACAGGCGAGCTGCGTCAGAGCGTCACGATCGAGTAACGCGCGCAGCCTATGCGCCACAGTGCCGAGGCACGGCGCACGAAAACATCACGCCGCACAGAAATATGCTCTAATTTTTCGGGGGGGGGGAGTGGTACCACCTCCTGGTCTCGAACCAGGGACCTCCTGATCCACAATCAGGCGCTCTAACCAACTGAGCTAAGGCGGCACTGCGGTCGATCTAGCGTTCATGAAAAAGGAATGCAAGCAGATATCCGTCGCAAAGTTCGATTTGTCCTGTCGCAGGTGAGAATGGCAAAACTTGCCATTTCCAGCGCCGCAGGGTACGGGACCTGACACAGTTTCGGAGAAACCTCATGGGCATCGACACAGAACGCGACATTGAAGCCAACCTGCAAATCGGGCCAACCGATAAGGGCATGGTCCGGCTGTTCATCGAAGCGGAAGGCGGGATCGAGATCCCGATGGATTTCACCACGGATGAAGCCGTTGAAATCGCGGAAGAGATCATGGCCGCCGCCCATCGTGCGGGCAAAGCTGGCAAGAACAAGCGATAACGCATGTTGCCCGGTCGGGATGGGGGCCAGCCCCCGCCGCGCCTTTGCGCGGCACCCCCGGGATATTTTCCATTTGGAATATTGATGTACCCTAGCCCCACTGCGGCATGGCATGCGGGTCGCGCAGCATATGCAGCCTGCGCGCGGCATGGGTGGCAAAGAGATGGGTCATCTTTTTGCGGCGCGCGGCAGCCAGTCGGGTTTCCGGCCCCATGCGCACGAGCTCTGCCCCGTAGCTGTCACCGATAAACAGGCCGGTGTCCTCGGGCAGCAGGTCGACGTCGAAATCCGCATCCACCGCCCAAAAGAACCTGTCGGCCCATTCGAGGTACCCGTCCCATTTGCTGTCGGACATGAAATCGGCACGGCTGGATTTGCATTCAACGATCCAGATCTCCCCCTTGGGACCAAGCGCCATCACATCCACCCGCAGCCCTCGCGTGGGCACCAACTCTTCCACGCTCGCGAAACCGAGTGCGGCAAGCTGGCGGGTCACACCACGGGCAATCAACTGTCCGGGTTGCAAGGTCGGGGCGGTCATCAGGTCGGTCTGGGTCATGGGAGCAATATGAACAATTCATGAACATCAGGCAAGCGCTTGGTAATCCGCAGCGCGCAACCTATCTAGTTCAAAAGAAAACAGGGTGGGCATATGGCGCGCGACGGCGAAAACTCGACACATCAACAGCGCGGCATCCGCTATGCGCGCGAACTCGAAGGGCATCTGGGCTGGCTCGATACGTTTTCGGGCACAGCGCTTGGGGTGCTGGCGGTGGCGTCGGGCATCTACACCTATCTTGGGGTGTCGTCCTTGCTGGATGACAACGGGGCGATGTCGGCCTTTGCCGCGATCGCCTATTCCGCTGCTGTTTCCGTGGGCATCTTTGTGTTCTGGTCCTATATGCTGCGCCTGTTTCCGGCGGTCCGCAGCGCCCGTGCGCGGGTCGGGCTGTTGGGGGCCATGTCGCTGGGAAGCGTCGCGATCATCGCGATGTCGAGCTGGCTGAACGCCGCCGCCCTTGCCGGATCCGCTGCGGTGGAACAGCATCTGGCCGAGACCGTGCAGGATTACCAAGGCTCGCTAGAGCGCGCGCATGAGATCACCCTTTCCGCCCAAGGGCTGGAGCGGGACGTTGCCCGTGTGCGTCAAAGTTTCGAGGATCTGAGCGAACAGGAGGCCACGGGCGGGCTGTCGGGCTTGGCGGGGCGTGGCGCCGTGTTCCGCGTGCTGCGACAGAAATCGGCAGAGCTGTCGGGGCTGGAGGCGCAGATCGCCACCCAGACCCCGCTGGTCAATGACGCCTTTGTCGAGGGCAACCAGATCCTCAGCCGGATGCGCGCGCTGACGGTCGAACCCGGTCCGGTGGAAGCGCGATCAGTCGAATTTTCCGAACAGGCGGTACGGCTTGCCGGGTTGATCACGCGCTTGCGGCAACTGTCAGTCGCCCCGCTGGTCGAGCGCGCCGCGCAGGATCTGTCGGCCTCTGTCGTGCTGCCCGAACTGGATGGCAGCAGTGTCGAGGTGCGGGGCAATCAGGCCTCGACCATCAGTGCCGTGCTTGAGGTTCTGGCCCAACGTGCCGCCACACTGGAGCGTGCAGCCCAAGACGTGCTGGCCATGGCCCCGCCGACAGAGACGACCTACACCCCGATTTCCAGCGCCGATGCGGTGATCAAATACGCGCGCAACTTCGTGCCCTCCTGGGCCGGCGCGATTGCCATTGATCTGTTGCCCGCCGTGCTGGTCTTCATCCTCGCCATCACCCAAGGCGCGATCCGCGAAGGCCGCGAGGGCAGCGCGATCGAGGAAACACTCACCCTTGCCGAATTGCGGGCCGCGGTGCTGGCGATGCGTGACATGGATGCGGCGATGAAGGGCACATCTGTCGATGAAAACGCGTGGGAAGACCGCGATGACACTGCGCCCCATGATATCGTGACCGAGAATCCTGCCCTTAGCACGCCTTCGAAAACCACATGAAACTGCGACGTGATCCTTCCAAACGCCCACCGGTGGCACGGGTTCTGGGCGGCGTTCTGATCTTTCAGCTGGGGTTGGCGGGGCTGCTCTTTTGGGGTGATCTGGACGAGGGGCTGCGCCTGCCCGGCTTTGGTCCGCGTGCCCCGGGGCTGACCGAACCCACGCGCCCCGGCGACCAGACCCGCCGGTTTCAACCCGACCGCGCCCGCCCCGGCGGCCGCCCCATGCCGGACACACCCCTGCCCGAACGGCTGACCCTGACCGTGGTCGAAGGCGGCGCGCGCGTGCTGCTGGAAGGGGGCATCATGGCGGGTGATGCCGAACGCATCGAGAAACAGATCACCGCACTTGATCCCCAACCCGAGGGCGTGATCCTGAATTCGCCCGGTGGGTCAGTCAGCGACGCGCTGCGTCTGGGACGGTATCTGCGGGATGCTGAGCTCACGACCGCCTTGCGCAGTGGCGACATCTGCTATTCCGCCTGCCCCTATCTATTGGCCGCAGGCACCAGCCGCGACGTGCCAGAGGATGCCTCTGTCGGGGTGCACCAGCATTTCTTCGGTGAAAGCACCCTGCTGCCCGCCTTTGTCGCGGTGGAGGACATCCAGCGCGGCCAAGGCGAGGTCATGACCTATCTGGATCAGATGGGCATCGACCCGCTGGTCATGCAGCACGCGCTGGTCACGCCGCCGGATGAAATCTATCTGCTGCTGCCCGAAGAGCTGACCCGCTACCGCTTTGTCGAAAACACCGAGCCAAGCTAGAATACCCCTTGTCGCAGGCTATGGTCGCGCCTACTTAACGGGGGTGACGGGTTCTGCCCTGTTTGTAAAAGTTACATTCCAGTGGCCTTAAGCAAATCCGAGGGAGCTGGCTCTGTTCGAGCCCTGGTTCGTTTATCTGGCACCCACCTGTACATACAGGTCCTCGGGAATATAGAACAGAACGGCAGCGGTGGTCCCGTCACACTTTCCCGAAAATATCAGCCCGAAAATATCAGGTCTTTCGCTGGTCCGTCGCTGTCGACCAAAGATGATGAGCTGAGCCTGTCCGGCTCAGAACTCTTCCGGACGGGCTTCGCGGGCCATATGATCCAGAACGGCATTCACGAACTTCGGCTCGTCGCCCCCCTCAAAGAAGGCACGGGCCACGTCGACATATTCGTTGATCACGACCCGCGGCGGCGTTTCCTGCGCGCGCAGCTCGGCACCGGCAGCGCGGAACAAGGCACGCAAAGTAGGGTCGATCCGCGCGATGGCCCATTTAGCCACCAGCGCACGGTCGGTCATCTGGTCAATCGCGGCCTGATAGTTCACCGCCGTCTCAAGCAGGTCTGCAAAATGCCGGATGTCACCATCGATCATTTCCTGACCGTCATAGGTCGCACCAAAGCGGTGCTCAAGGAACTCCTTGCGCACGGTGTCAAAGCTTTGCGAGGAATGCTCCATCTGGAACAGGGCCTGCACGGCATAAAGCCGCGAAGCTGATTTCATCTTGCGTTTTTGATTGCCCGAAAGGCCGGCGGAGGATGTCATGCTGTCTTGGGTCCGTCATTGTCGCCCGCCATCAGATATTCATCCGAGCGCGGCTTGAAACCGATGTCTTTGCGAATGTCGCCCCACTTACGGCTCAGCGCGATCAGATGCAAGGCCGCAGCTGCCGCACCGCCGCCCTTGTTTTGCCCCTCCGGATCGGCGCGCACGGCGGCCTGTTCGTGGTTCTCGACGGTCAGGATGCCGTTGCCGATACAGATGCCCTGCAACCCCATCAGCTGCAAGGCGCGGCTGCTGTCGTTGCACACGGTCTCGTAATGCGTCGTCTCGCCGCGGATGACACAGCCAAGCGCCACGTAGCCGTCAAAATTGCTCTTGCGGTCAGAGATACCGATGGCGGTCGGGATTTCCAGCGCGCCGGGCATTTCCACCACGTCCCATTCAGCCCCGGCGGCCTCGAGCTCTGCCTTGGCGCCTTTCAGCAAGCCCTCGGCGATGTCCGAGTAATAGGGCGAAATGACGATCAGAACCTTAACCGGCGTGTCAAAGCGCGGCGTGGTCAGCGTCGTATGATTTCCAGCAGCCATTGCATTTACTCCTGCGTGATGGGGCGCGTGCCCACGATGCTAAGGTCATAGGCGTCCAGCCCCAGATAGCGCGTATCGGGGTTATCCGTCAGCAAGATCAGCTTGTGCAACCCAAGGCTCGCCATGATCTGCGACCCAAGTCCGGTGCGTTTGACGGTACGGGGGCGATCATCCTCTTCGTCCTCGAAACGCAACCGCGGGTCGGGATCGCGGAACAACAGCACCGCGCCACGGCCTTCGTCCGCGATGATCTGCATCGCGCGTGGCAATTCGTCGGCGGGGCTTGGCCCGAGGCCGAGGATATCCTCAAGCGCGTTGATCGCATGGGTGCGAACCAGAACCGGCGCATCCGTTGTGATATCGCCCTTGGACAGGACCACATGATCGGTGCCGCTGATCTCGTCGGTGAAAATCTGCATCTTCCAGTCACCCCCATAGGCAGAGGTTACGGTGCGGCTGTCGCGCTCCACCAGCAGGTTGTCATGCTTGTGGCGAAAGGCGATCAGATCGCTGATCGTGCCGATCTTCATGTCGTGCTGCTGACAGAATGCAACCAGATCCGGCAGACGGGCCATGGTGCCGTCTTCCTTCATGATCTCGCAGATCACACCGGACGGATGCAGCCCCGCAAGGCGCGAGATATCGACGGCAGCCTCGGTGTGGCCTGCACGGACCAGGACACCGCCATCGCGTGCGCGCAGCGGAAACACATGCCCCGGCGTGGCGATATCCACCGCGCCTTTATCCTCGTCGATGGCGACCTTGATGGTCAGCGCACGGTCGGCGGCGGAAATACCGGTGGTCACCCCCTCGCGTGCTTCGATCGATACGGTAAAGGCCGTCTCGTGGCGGGCAGAGTTATTCACTGCCATCATCGGCAGACCTAGCGTGTTGACCCGTTCCTCGGTCATCGGCAGGCAGATCAGCCCGCGCCCGTGGGTGGCCATAAAGTTGATCGCATCCGCATCCGCGAACTGCGCGGGGATTACCAGATCGCCTTCGTTCTCGCGGTCTTCGTGGTCGACCAGCACGAACATGCGACCCTGACGGGCTTCCTCGATGATCTCTTCGATGGGCGCGATGGCATCCGCCAATTCAGCCTCGACCGGTCCGGGCGTTTCAAATTGCATGGGGTCACCTCACTCTTTGCTGCTCTGGCACATACCCCACCCCACGCGCCTTTGCCAGAGCAGGGCCGCCCCCCTCCCTGCTTCATTTTGCCAAATAAACTCAATTCCGCACCGTCACCGCGCGCGGCGGTCCGCGTTAAGCGCCGAAATAGCGCGCGGCCTCCACATAGCCCGCCGCCTTGCTTGCAGTGGCCCAGTCCCGTTCCAATCCGGTGTCGCCGATGATCAGCACCTGATCGCCGACCAGTTTGCGCCCTTGAACCACCTGCCCCAGATGATCGCGCATCGCGCTCCAGCTGTCGGTGAACTTGGGGGCCTCGGCCACATGGTCCAGCACGGGATTCGCCTGTGCCACACTGTCGGGCCGCAGCGGGCGATGTACCAGCGCCAGCTTTTGGGCGCGCTGCACCTTGTCCAGCACCTCGGCCTCGCGCAGGGGGATATGCGGTGCCCCCGCACGGACCACCCGCAGCGCATTGGACGAGAACAGCAGCGCCAGAATGTCGCGCCCGGTGGCCTGACGGATCGCGGCATAGGCCTTGTAGTCCAACCCCAGCTCGCGGGCGCGCGCCACGCGCATCTTGACGACCATCAGCGGGATCGCTGAAGGCATCGCCGCCTCGCGTGCCTTTTGCCACTGGAAAGCGCGCCATTTCTGGCCGCGCTCAAGGCTGGGCCCCTGATTATGTCCGATCCCCGCGATCATGACATTTCCGCCAGCCGCGCAACATAGCGGGCCAATGTGTCGATCTCTAGGTTGATGCGGTCCCCGATGGCGACATCACCCCATGTGGTCACCTCTTTGGTGTGGGGGATAAAGTTGATGCCGAAATCGCAGCCGTCGACCTCGTTCACGGTCAGCGAGGTGCCGTTAAGCGCGACAGAGCCTTTGGGGGCAATGAAACGCGCCAGATCCTCGGGCGCGCGCAGGGTCACGCGGGTGCTGTCGCCCTCGTCGCGCAGCGCCACCACTTCGGCCACGCCATCGACATGGCCCGACACGATGTGCCCGCCCAATTCGTCCCCGACCTTCAGCGCGCGTTCAAGGTTCAGACGGCGTCCGACCTCCCATGCGCCAAGGTTGGTCTTGTCCACGGTCTCGGCGCTGATCTGCACCTCGTACCAATCGGCCCCCAGATCCACCACGGTCAGGCACACGCCATCACTGGCGATAGAGGCCCCCGTGTCGATGCCGCTGGTATCATAGCCCGTTTCGATCCGCGCGCGCAGGTCGCCTTGCTGTTCAAGCTTGGTGATCTTTCCGATGTCCGTGATAATGCCTGTAAACATGCGCCTGCCTCTTCTATACTGGTCGCTACCGAAGTAGACCTCTGCCCGCAGCATGACAAGTCCACAGACACGCCACATTTTCGCCGGTATCCGGTGTTTGTCTGCCCGATGACCAAGATAAACCGAAAGCAACCGATGAACGCCGCAGCACCCCGTGAACGGGTCTTCCTTTTCCTGCAAGGGCCGCATGGCCCCTTCTTCAACCGTCTGGGCAAGATGCTCCGTCTGGCGGGGGCGCAGGTCTGGCGTGTGGGGTTCAACGCAGGCGATCGGGCCTTCTGGTTCCACCCGCGCAGCTATATCCCGTTCCGCGGAACAGCTGACACGTGGAAAGACACCTTTGTTGCGCTGCTCGCCGACAAGGGTGTCACAGATATCGTGCTTTATGGCGACACCCGCCCGATCCACGCCCAAGCCGTGGCCGAGGCCAAGGCCCGCGGCCTGACCGTGCATGTCTTTGAAGAAGGCTACATGCGCCCCTATTGGGTCACCTATGAACGCGGCGGGTCCAACGGCAATTCGCGGCTGATGGACATGTCCATCGAACAGATGCAGGCCGCACTGGCCAATTCGGATATGGAGGCCCCCCTCCCCCCCGGTCATTGGGGTGATATGCGCCAGCATGTGTTCTATGGCGCGCTCTATCACTGGTTTGTGCTCTTCCGGAACGGCGACTACCGTAACTTCCGCCCGCACCGGAGCTTGCCGGTGACCAAGGAGTTCAAGCTGTACCTCAAGCGGCTGCTGCTGATGCCCGCGCTGGCGCTGGACCGGCTGATCGCAACGCTGCGTATCCGGCTGGGCGGCTTCCCCTACCATCTAGCACTGCTGCAGCTGGAGCACGACAGCTCGTTCCAGGAACACTCCCGCTTCGAGACGATGACCGATTTCCTGACCGTGGTGCTGGAAGGTTTCGCCAAGGGCGCGCCGCGCCACCATCATCTAGTTGTGAAGGCCCATCCGTTGGAAGACGGCCGCGCACCTCTGCGCCGCGTGGTCAAACAGGTGGCGCGAGATCTGGGTGTCGCGGACCGGGTGCATTTCGTGCGCGGCGGCAAGCTGGCGCAGCTGCTCAACGATGCCCGCACCGCCGTTACCGTGAACTCCACCGCCGGTCAACAGGTGCTGTGGCGCGGAATTCCGCTCAAGGTGTTTGGCAGCGCCGTCTATGCGAAACCCGAATTCGTCTCGGACCAGCCGCTGGCGCAATTCTTTGCCGCCGCCTCGCGCCCCGATAACAAGGCCTACAAGGATTATCGCCGGTATTTGCTGGAAACCTCGCAGGTGCCGGGCGGATTTTATGCGGCGCGCGCGCGCACGCAGTTGATGCGGCAAGTGGTCGATATGATGCTTGCCCCCGAAGACCCCTACGACGCGCTAGAGCTGGGAACCGCGGCACCAAGGCAACAGTTGCGGGCCGTCACCTGAGCGTTTTTCGCCCAGACAGTAGCTTTTCGATCCAATCTGCGCTAAGCCGATGATAATTACGCCGAAAAAATCGGCGAATTCGAGGCAGAACAAGAACAGGTCGAGGAGACCGGGCAGTGAAATCCGTACCCTTCCGGTGGGCGCGTCCCATCGCATTACTTGCGGCTATGGCCGTGGTATCTTCATGTGGCCTTCCGCAGGTTGGCCCGAACAAACGTCAGATCTTTGCCGGATCGGTCCAGAAGGAAGGCGACGCATTTGTTGTCGCCGTCAACGACCGTGTAACCCGCGCCACCGCCGTCGCCCCCGCGCTTGGCTTTAGCCCGGGGTTCATCAACGCCGGTCAGCTTGGGTCGGATACGATCAACCCCGGTGATACGCTGGGGCTGACGATCTGGGAAAACGTCGATGATGGCTTGCTGGCCGCCCAAGGGGCCAACGCCACCGTGCTGGAAGAAGTGCAGGTCGACGGCTCCGGGTTCATCTTTGTGCCCTACGCGGGCCGGATCAAGGCCGCTGGCAATTCCCCCGAAGCGATCCGCCGCATCATCACCAACAAACTGTCCGAACAAACGCCGGACCCGCAGGTTCAGGTGCGCCGTCTGGCCGGTGACGGGGCGACCGTGTCGCTTGTCGGCTCTGTCGGTGCGCAGGGTGTCTATGCGATTGAACGACCGACGCGCACGCTTGCCACCATGCTGGCGCGGGCCGGTGGTGTGACCATCACCCCCCAGATCGCGCAGGTCACCGTGCTGCGTGGCAATCAGCGGGGCAAAATCTGGCTTGAAGATCTTTACAGCCACCCAGAGCTCGACATCGCCCTGCGCGGCGGGGATCGCATCCTGATCGAGGAAGATACACGGTCCTTTGTGGCCCTTGGTGCCACCGGCGCGCAGCAGAAAGTCCCGTTCGAGACCAAGAACCTGTCGGCGCTTGAAGGCATCGCACAGGTGGGCGGGCTGAACGCGGGCACCGCTGACCCGACAGGTGTTTTCGTCTTCCGCAACGAACCCGAAGCGGTCGTCGCTCAGGTTCTGGGCCGCAATGACCTGCAGGGCGCACAGCGCATGGTCTATGTGCTTGACCTGACCAAGCCCAACGGCATGTTCATGGCCCGCGATTTCGTGATCCGTGATGGCGATACGCTCTACGTCACCGAAGCCCCCTTCACCCAGTGGAGCAAGGTCATCTCCTCGATCACGGGGTCGGCCAGCTCGGTCAACAACCTGTCGTCGCTCGCGTCGAGCAACTGATCTGGACCGATGGCTTTAGGGCCTGAAATATACGACACACCCGCCGCCGGTTCCCCACGGGACCGGCGGCTTTTTGTGTTTAGCGGCGGCTTCATCACCAACCGACGGGTGCGGCGCATCTTGCAGCTGTCGGGCTATAGCCTGCATCTGGGCATGCCGCGCGACGGGGATGCGATCGCCGTATGGGGCAATGCGGGCACTGCGCATCGTGGGCTGGCCGTCGCATCCCAAAAGGGGCTGCCCCTTGTCCGCGTCGAAGACG
Proteins encoded in this region:
- a CDS encoding capsule biosynthesis protein, which translates into the protein MNAAAPRERVFLFLQGPHGPFFNRLGKMLRLAGAQVWRVGFNAGDRAFWFHPRSYIPFRGTADTWKDTFVALLADKGVTDIVLYGDTRPIHAQAVAEAKARGLTVHVFEEGYMRPYWVTYERGGSNGNSRLMDMSIEQMQAALANSDMEAPLPPGHWGDMRQHVFYGALYHWFVLFRNGDYRNFRPHRSLPVTKEFKLYLKRLLLMPALALDRLIATLRIRLGGFPYHLALLQLEHDSSFQEHSRFETMTDFLTVVLEGFAKGAPRHHHLVVKAHPLEDGRAPLRRVVKQVARDLGVADRVHFVRGGKLAQLLNDARTAVTVNSTAGQQVLWRGIPLKVFGSAVYAKPEFVSDQPLAQFFAAASRPDNKAYKDYRRYLLETSQVPGGFYAARARTQLMRQVVDMMLAPEDPYDALELGTAAPRQQLRAVT
- the ribB gene encoding 3,4-dihydroxy-2-butanone-4-phosphate synthase produces the protein MQFETPGPVEAELADAIAPIEEIIEEARQGRMFVLVDHEDRENEGDLVIPAQFADADAINFMATHGRGLICLPMTEERVNTLGLPMMAVNNSARHETAFTVSIEAREGVTTGISAADRALTIKVAIDEDKGAVDIATPGHVFPLRARDGGVLVRAGHTEAAVDISRLAGLHPSGVICEIMKEDGTMARLPDLVAFCQQHDMKIGTISDLIAFRHKHDNLLVERDSRTVTSAYGGDWKMQIFTDEISGTDHVVLSKGDITTDAPVLVRTHAINALEDILGLGPSPADELPRAMQIIADEGRGAVLLFRDPDPRLRFEDEEDDRPRTVKRTGLGSQIMASLGLHKLILLTDNPDTRYLGLDAYDLSIVGTRPITQE
- a CDS encoding DUF6476 family protein, whose product is MTDPSEPPNIKFLRRLVTVLTATMIFGLLVVIGLLVIRFSNKSPDLPPSITLPDGEKAVTFTQGPDWYAVVTQEDVILIFDRMTGELRQSVTIE
- the nusB gene encoding transcription antitermination factor NusB, which translates into the protein MTSSAGLSGNQKRKMKSASRLYAVQALFQMEHSSQSFDTVRKEFLEHRFGATYDGQEMIDGDIRHFADLLETAVNYQAAIDQMTDRALVAKWAIARIDPTLRALFRAAGAELRAQETPPRVVINEYVDVARAFFEGGDEPKFVNAVLDHMAREARPEEF
- a CDS encoding RluA family pseudouridine synthase — its product is MSHRQITFTIADSPPSRLDKALARDVPEDANLSRTRLGRLLEQGAVRVDGAVVTDPRSRAEAGQQITVDVEEAEDSHILAEEIPLEVVFEDADLIVINKPAGMVVHPAPGSPSGTLVNALLAHCGDDLSGVGGMKRPGIVHRIDKDTSGLLVVAKSDAAHHGLAKQFEKHTVERYYQALVYGVPDANDPRLRGVKGASFEPGNILKLTTQLARHRTDRQRQAVFFQGGRHAVTRARTVARLGNPEVLALMECWLETGRTHQIRVHMAHAGHALVGDPTYGGKRKLAKGAVSDAAAEAVRSFPRQALHAAVLGFDHPVTGDYVRFEAPLPGDMTDLLGAVGYDLP
- a CDS encoding polysaccharide biosynthesis/export family protein — encoded protein: MAVVSSCGLPQVGPNKRQIFAGSVQKEGDAFVVAVNDRVTRATAVAPALGFSPGFINAGQLGSDTINPGDTLGLTIWENVDDGLLAAQGANATVLEEVQVDGSGFIFVPYAGRIKAAGNSPEAIRRIITNKLSEQTPDPQVQVRRLAGDGATVSLVGSVGAQGVYAIERPTRTLATMLARAGGVTITPQIAQVTVLRGNQRGKIWLEDLYSHPELDIALRGGDRILIEEDTRSFVALGATGAQQKVPFETKNLSALEGIAQVGGLNAGTADPTGVFVFRNEPEAVVAQVLGRNDLQGAQRMVYVLDLTKPNGMFMARDFVIRDGDTLYVTEAPFTQWSKVISSITGSASSVNNLSSLASSN
- a CDS encoding MmcB family DNA repair protein, whose amino-acid sequence is MTQTDLMTAPTLQPGQLIARGVTRQLAALGFASVEELVPTRGLRVDVMALGPKGEIWIVECKSSRADFMSDSKWDGYLEWADRFFWAVDADFDVDLLPEDTGLFIGDSYGAELVRMGPETRLAAARRKKMTHLFATHAARRLHMLRDPHAMPQWG
- a CDS encoding 6,7-dimethyl-8-ribityllumazine synthase: MAAGNHTTLTTPRFDTPVKVLIVISPYYSDIAEGLLKGAKAELEAAGAEWDVVEMPGALEIPTAIGISDRKSNFDGYVALGCVIRGETTHYETVCNDSSRALQLMGLQGICIGNGILTVENHEQAAVRADPEGQNKGGGAAAAALHLIALSRKWGDIRKDIGFKPRSDEYLMAGDNDGPKTA
- a CDS encoding riboflavin synthase; translation: MFTGIITDIGKITKLEQQGDLRARIETGYDTSGIDTGASIASDGVCLTVVDLGADWYEVQISAETVDKTNLGAWEVGRRLNLERALKVGDELGGHIVSGHVDGVAEVVALRDEGDSTRVTLRAPEDLARFIAPKGSVALNGTSLTVNEVDGCDFGINFIPHTKEVTTWGDVAIGDRINLEIDTLARYVARLAEMS
- the rpoH gene encoding RNA polymerase sigma factor RpoH; amino-acid sequence: MANYANLPAPTPEGGLNRYMQEIRKFPLLEPEEEYMLAKRWVEEQDTEAAHRMVTSHLRLAAKIAMGYRGYGLPQAEVISEANVGLMQAVKRFDPEKGFRLATYAMWWIRASIQEYILRSWSLVKLGTTSGQKKLFFNLRKAKNRIGALEEGDLHPDNVKRIATDLGVTETEVISMNRRMSGGDASLNATVGSEGEGTMQWQDWLEDEDADQATDYEERDELETRREMLAEALDVLNDREKDILTQRRLSDQTVTLEDLSSQYDVSRERIRQIEVRAFEKLQKRMRDLAREKGLMGTA
- a CDS encoding DUF6324 family protein, whose translation is MGIDTERDIEANLQIGPTDKGMVRLFIEAEGGIEIPMDFTTDEAVEIAEEIMAAAHRAGKAGKNKR